Sequence from the Bacillus thuringiensis genome:
GAAGGAGAGATTATAATATGTGGACATATATAAAACGTGATAAAAGATTTTGGATAAGCATTGGGTTTCTTCTCCTATTAGTTCTTTTGAGCATCGGAAATACGTTATGGAATGATGGACATATTAGACAAGTTACATTGCAATATGATGCGGATGAAAATCCACAAGTACCACCGTTTTCACCTTCATTACAATTTTTACTCGGGACAGATCGGAAAGGATATGATCTTTTACATTTAGTCATTGAGGGTGCGAAGTGGACGATTGGTATATCTATTTTAATTGCGGCACTTAGAATGGTAATAGGTGTGTTTTTTGGTGTCGTACTGGGAACGTACATAAAAAGAGGATTTTCAAAAATTGAGGCTTTTTTTGATAGTTTTACAGTTATTCCAACAATTATGATTGCTTATTTCTTCCTTCAATTTGCAAATACATTTGGAAGCGGAGAGGAAACAACAACCTTTTTTGAAAGAGCTTCGTTTCAAGTTGTCTTACTTGTAATGCTTGTAATGCCAGTTATTGCGCTCTATGTTGCGAAGGAAGTTCGTAAATTGCGAACGGAAGAATTTGTTGATGCCGCACGCATATTAGGTGGATCGAGAAGACATATTGTTATAAAGCATCTTTTCCCGCATCTTTATATGACGTTTATACTTGTATTTTTTCAGCAGTTTACGCAGACTCTTACTATTTTAATGCACTTAGGGTTACTAGAAATATTCTTTGGCGGAACGGTTAAGTTTCTAGGACCGATAGAAGAAATAGAATCTTATACACATGAATGGTCAGGGTTAATTGGAGTCTATTTTAGATCATTAACAGTGAATCCGTGGATTCCTCTCGTTCCGATTACATTTTTTGGACTTACTATTTTTTCAGGAAATATGATTGTAAAAAGTATAGAAGAGGCGATGATGAAAGTAAGGTTAGGAGGAGAGATAAAGAAGGACATTGTAGAAGAGGAACAATCTGTTGTGCAGTCGAAAGAAGAGTTATTTACTTTTAAGCATACGATGTGAAAATAAACAGAAGCAAGCATGTATTTCATGCTTGCTTCTGTTCTTTATTTTGTAGAAACTTCGCCTTCAGCTTCTGTTTGCGGAATAAAGTATCCGATTATACCACCGATGATTGCTGGGATAATCCAGCCAATGCCTAAGTTATAAAAAGGAATGGTGTGTACAATATTCGCAATCAAGCTTGGTATCATTCCCACATTATCAAGTGCATGAATACAGCTAATAAGGAATGCTGCGATCATTGCCCCGATGTAGACAGAAGGTTTACGTTTGGTATATTTATCAATAAATGATACGAAAATTAAAATAATCGTAATTGGATATAAAATAATTAATACAGGTAATGTAATTTTGATTAATAAACTTAAACCTAAGTTTGAAATCACGAAGCTAAAGATACAAACGTATAGTACGAGCTTTTTGTATGAAACATTTGTTAATACTGTTGCGAAATAGTTTGCAAATGCACTTACAACGCCAATTGCTGTCGTTAAACATGCAAAGATAATGGCGATACTTAATAAAACATTACCGCTTGTCCCAAAGAACTGGTACATAACAGTCGCTAATAGTTGACCACCGTTCTCGAATTGTCCTAAGTTGCCGTTTGAAGCGCCGATATAACCAAGTAAGAAATAAACAATTGTTAAAAATAGAGCTGCAATGCTCCCGCAAATAATTGTATATTTCGCAATCGATTTTTTCTCTTGTATACCGTTTTGGCGAATTGCATTTACAACGATTGTTGATAATACGAGAGCACCAATTGCATCTAATGTTAAAAATCCTTCAAGAAATCCTTTGAAAAATGGGATTTCTTTATAGTCACCAACAGGTTCTGCAAACGTTCCTGGTGAAAGAATCGCTTTTGTTGCCATAATTGCAATAATTACAAGTAAAATTGGTGTTAATATTTTTCCAATATGATCTACTAATTTTGATGGATTTAATGATAAGAAGTAGACGACTGTAAAGAAAATAGCACTAAAAATTAACATAGAGTACCATTGGTCCGGGAAAAGTGGTGCAATCCCAATTTCGTAAGATACAGATCCAGTTCGTGGAATAACAAATAGTGGGCCGATTGAAAGATAAATAATAATAGCGAATACTGCTGCGAATTTTGGATGAACACGGCTTGCTAAAGTGTTAAAACTACCACCGGCAAGGGCAACAGCGACGATAGCTAGTAAAGATAAACCGACGTCTGTAATAATAAATCCTGTAATGGAGATCCACATGTTCTCTCCAGAAGAGAGTCCAAGGAGTGGCGGGAAAATCATATTACCAGCACCGAAGAAAACAGCGAATAGTAGTAAACTAATCGAAAGAATTTGCGCTGGTTTTAAAGTTGTACGCATATAAAGAAAATCCTCCTAATGAGTATTTTTGTCGAAAATTCAAACAATTTGTCGAGTAACTGTTATTATTTTAAAGGTCTGATGACTAGAAAGCAATAGGGAATTTTAAAAATATTTTAAAATAATGCGTAAAATTGAATAAATATACTATTTATATGCTTAATATAGGAAGGATTTAACTTTAAACGTAAAAAAACACATATCGCTAGGATATGTGTTTTAAAAAAATATTTTTTTATCACGTTCTTCTTTTAAAATTTCAACTGCTTCTCGGAAACGTTGTGAATGAACGATTTCTCGTTCACGTAAGAAGCGTAGGCTGTCATTTATATCTGGGTCATCTGATAAATTAATGAGCCATTGATATGTTGCGCGTGCTTTTTCTTCAGCCGCAATATCCTCATATAGATCGGCAATTGGATCACCTTTAGCCTGTATATAGGTTGCAGTAAATGGAACACCAGCAGCGTTATGGTAGTGAAGTGCACTATCATGATCAGCGTAATGAGGGTCAAGACCAGCAGCTTTCATTTGTTCAGGAGTCGCATCTTTCGTCAGCTTATAAACCATCGTAGCAATCATTTCAAGATGTGCAAATTCTTCTGTACCAATATCGGTAAGGAGACCAATGACTTTATCAGGAATTGTATAACGTTGATTTAAGTAACGGAGTGCAGCAGCTAATTCTCCATCTGCACCGCCATATTGCTCAATTAATAATTTTGCAAGTGCTGGATTGCAAGTTCCTACTTTAACTGGGTATTGTAATTTTTTTTCATAAATCCACATAGTTTCTCTCCTTTATATTTGCCATGGCCAAGGACCTTTGCTCCATTCCCAAGGGGCATTAGAATAGCTATTTCCAAACTGTTGGAGTGGTCCATATTTTTCTTCCATCTTTTGTTTTAATACTCTTCGTTTATAGGAAAAGTCATTGAATTGATTAATAGCAGCGGTGTCATCTGGATGTGTATCTAAATAAAGAGTAAGTTCAACTAGTACAAAGTCCAGTTCTTGAAGCTCCAGTAAAAGCTGGTAGTATTCTTCTGGTAGCGATTGATTCACGTCAGTAGTCACCGCCCTTTTTTATAAGGATTTTCATAATAGTCATAAAAAACAGGCCATAAAGTCCCTTTTTGTAGTGCTTCTTTTGGCGTGAATTGCGGTAAGTTTGGCGGTTGAAAGCCTAAAAATAAATTAGGAGGAGTAGAATAATATTTTTTTCCGATAGGAGGACAAGGATCGAGAGGGCTATGATAGGGCACAAATGATCTCATATATTTATTCACGAATAAACCTCCTTACATGTTCATTACTACGTATTGTATTCAGACATAATGAGCATTTATGACACATATAAAAAAGTAATAGGTACGGGGGGAATGAATGTGGAGACTGTGAAACAATTCATTGTATTGGAAGTGAAAAACTTAAAGGAAACGTTGTATTTTTACGAAGGGATTTTAGGAATCAAACCTAGTTTAGAAAGACCACAATTAGATGTAACGGGGGTTTGGTATGATGCTGATTCAACGAGAATTAGTTTTGTCATGAATCGCATGTTAGGTGGGCGGGAAAAAAGTGTTACAGATTCATGTGAGGCTTTAACATTTACGATTTCTAACATAGAGAAATTGAAAAAGAAGCTAGCGTTTTATGAAATTTTATATACAGAAAATGAATGTGCGAGGAGTATTGTAGTACAAGACCCAGATGGATATAAGCTTCAAGTAGTAGAGAAGGGTGAATAAACGGAGGGGATTTAGTGGAGAGAAATTATGAAGAAAGTGCGTTGTTTGAGCATCAATTTTGGCTAAAGGTACTTACTGATCATGCGCAATTTTTACTTGATGCGTTAGCTCCGAAGGAAAAAGAAGATATAAAAAAAGCTACTTATTTTGTTGAGACGTTTACGGACTTTCTAAAAAAAATTCATACTGTTAATCTCATTGCATTTTCAAAAGAGGCAGAACAAGCTGCTAAGGAG
This genomic interval carries:
- the cotJC gene encoding spore coat protein CotJC, whose translation is MWIYEKKLQYPVKVGTCNPALAKLLIEQYGGADGELAAALRYLNQRYTIPDKVIGLLTDIGTEEFAHLEMIATMVYKLTKDATPEQMKAAGLDPHYADHDSALHYHNAAGVPFTATYIQAKGDPIADLYEDIAAEEKARATYQWLINLSDDPDINDSLRFLREREIVHSQRFREAVEILKEERDKKIFF
- a CDS encoding spore coat protein CotJB produces the protein MNQSLPEEYYQLLLELQELDFVLVELTLYLDTHPDDTAAINQFNDFSYKRRVLKQKMEEKYGPLQQFGNSYSNAPWEWSKGPWPWQI
- a CDS encoding spore coat associated protein CotJA, producing MNKYMRSFVPYHSPLDPCPPIGKKYYSTPPNLFLGFQPPNLPQFTPKEALQKGTLWPVFYDYYENPYKKGR
- a CDS encoding ABC transporter permease, with the translated sequence MWTYIKRDKRFWISIGFLLLLVLLSIGNTLWNDGHIRQVTLQYDADENPQVPPFSPSLQFLLGTDRKGYDLLHLVIEGAKWTIGISILIAALRMVIGVFFGVVLGTYIKRGFSKIEAFFDSFTVIPTIMIAYFFLQFANTFGSGEETTTFFERASFQVVLLVMLVMPVIALYVAKEVRKLRTEEFVDAARILGGSRRHIVIKHLFPHLYMTFILVFFQQFTQTLTILMHLGLLEIFFGGTVKFLGPIEEIESYTHEWSGLIGVYFRSLTVNPWIPLVPITFFGLTIFSGNMIVKSIEEAMMKVRLGGEIKKDIVEEEQSVVQSKEELFTFKHTM
- a CDS encoding VOC family protein produces the protein MSIYDTYKKVIGTGGMNVETVKQFIVLEVKNLKETLYFYEGILGIKPSLERPQLDVTGVWYDADSTRISFVMNRMLGGREKSVTDSCEALTFTISNIEKLKKKLAFYEILYTENECARSIVVQDPDGYKLQVVEKGE
- the brnQ2 gene encoding branched-chain amino acid transport system II carrier protein BrnQ2, which translates into the protein MRTTLKPAQILSISLLLFAVFFGAGNMIFPPLLGLSSGENMWISITGFIITDVGLSLLAIVAVALAGGSFNTLASRVHPKFAAVFAIIIYLSIGPLFVIPRTGSVSYEIGIAPLFPDQWYSMLIFSAIFFTVVYFLSLNPSKLVDHIGKILTPILLVIIAIMATKAILSPGTFAEPVGDYKEIPFFKGFLEGFLTLDAIGALVLSTIVVNAIRQNGIQEKKSIAKYTIICGSIAALFLTIVYFLLGYIGASNGNLGQFENGGQLLATVMYQFFGTSGNVLLSIAIIFACLTTAIGVVSAFANYFATVLTNVSYKKLVLYVCIFSFVISNLGLSLLIKITLPVLIILYPITIILIFVSFIDKYTKRKPSVYIGAMIAAFLISCIHALDNVGMIPSLIANIVHTIPFYNLGIGWIIPAIIGGIIGYFIPQTEAEGEVSTK